One genomic window of Campylobacter curvus includes the following:
- a CDS encoding NAD(P)/FAD-dependent oxidoreductase, whose amino-acid sequence MLDLAIIGGGPAGLSAGLYATRGGLKNVVMFEKGEPGGQITSSSEIENYPGQKSPGESGFDFMSTWWAQCSHFGLVHKWANVVGVRQNADKSFEILLEGGKSEQAKAVIVATGSVPRRAGFKGEDEFFGRGVSTCATCDGFFYKNKEVAVLGGGDTAIEEAIYLANIASKVYVIHRREEFRAAPTTVQKARQNEKIEFITSATIKEAYGDKSGLNGLILNTKEGERDLKVPGVFTFVGLNVNNEILKLEDGSFICKMSEGGQVDVDLKMQSSVPGLFAAGDIRKDAPKQVIVAAGDGAVAALSAMSYIESLH is encoded by the coding sequence ATGTTAGATTTAGCGATCATAGGAGGCGGACCGGCCGGGCTTAGTGCCGGGCTTTATGCTACTCGCGGTGGGCTTAAAAATGTCGTGATGTTTGAAAAGGGCGAGCCTGGCGGTCAGATCACCTCAAGCTCGGAGATAGAAAACTACCCAGGACAAAAGAGCCCAGGTGAAAGCGGGTTTGATTTCATGAGTACGTGGTGGGCGCAGTGCAGTCATTTTGGGCTCGTTCATAAATGGGCAAACGTCGTAGGCGTGAGACAAAACGCCGATAAGAGCTTTGAAATTTTGCTAGAAGGCGGCAAAAGCGAGCAAGCAAAGGCTGTCATCGTGGCTACCGGCTCTGTGCCGCGCCGCGCCGGGTTTAAAGGCGAGGACGAGTTTTTCGGACGCGGAGTCAGCACGTGCGCCACATGCGATGGCTTTTTTTATAAAAATAAAGAGGTCGCAGTCCTTGGCGGCGGTGATACGGCGATAGAGGAGGCGATCTATCTAGCTAATATCGCGTCTAAAGTCTATGTGATCCATAGGCGAGAGGAATTTCGTGCGGCTCCGACAACGGTGCAAAAGGCCCGCCAAAACGAGAAAATCGAGTTCATCACGAGCGCCACGATAAAAGAGGCATACGGTGATAAATCAGGGCTAAACGGGCTTATTTTAAACACGAAAGAGGGTGAGCGCGACCTGAAAGTGCCGGGCGTCTTTACCTTCGTGGGACTTAATGTGAATAACGAAATTTTAAAGCTTGAAGACGGCTCTTTTATCTGCAAGATGAGCGAGGGTGGTCAAGTCGATGTGGATCTAAAAATGCAAAGTAGCGTGCCCGGGCTATTTGCGGCAGGCGACATCAGAAAAGACGCTCCAAAGCAAGTCATCGTCGCAGCCGGAGACGGTGCAGTAGCCGCACTTAGCGCGATGAGCTATATCGAGAGCTTGCATTAA
- the trxA gene encoding thioredoxin, which yields MGKYIELTTANFNVAKEGVALVDFWAPWCGPCRMLAPVIEELAEDFDGKAKICKVNTDEVQDLAVEFGIRSIPTLLFFKNGEVVDQMVGAQSKQAITDKLNSLL from the coding sequence ATGGGAAAATACATAGAGCTTACAACTGCAAATTTCAATGTCGCCAAAGAGGGCGTCGCGCTCGTCGATTTTTGGGCGCCATGGTGCGGACCTTGCCGTATGCTAGCCCCAGTCATCGAGGAGCTTGCGGAGGATTTTGACGGCAAAGCTAAAATTTGCAAGGTAAATACCGATGAAGTGCAGGACTTGGCGGTTGAATTCGGCATCAGATCGATCCCGACATTGCTATTTTTCAAAAATGGCGAAGTAGTCGATCAAATGGTCGGCGCACAGTCAAAACAGGCTATTACCGACAAGCTGAATTCACTTCTTTAA